From Impatiens glandulifera chromosome 7, dImpGla2.1, whole genome shotgun sequence:
GAACTGGAGTTTTGTGGATAAATGGAGAGATCCGAGCATAGGCAGCTCGTATAGATGAAATATCAGCGGCGTACTTCCCTTCAATTTCTTCCTGGCTCTTCgtttccatttccatttccattaAAATTAGGCGCCTCAGATCTCTGATCAGGAAGATTTAGAAAGTATTGATTTGCGAAATATGCAGATGTCGATCTATATCTAGGAGGTTTTATTTCATTCTATACGGAAGAAGGATATTGATAGAGGAGATAGATACTTACAGTAGTGAAGAGAATAAGAGCGATCAGGAATCCGATTCCCAGATATTGGAGTCTTTGGTTCAATCTCGCATCTTCCTCCTCCCTTTCTCTTAAATTCAGTGAGACGATGAAATATGAATTAGGACTAAATGTGCTTATGGACTATGTTTAACTGAGATTAGTAGCCCTCAAGTGGACTATGTGCTATATTTAACTGCGAGATTAGTCGGCCCTCAGAAAGAGTGGACTATGTGCGAGATTAGTCATCCTCACAAAAAATGGACTATGTTCTATGTTTAACCGAGATTAGTTAGCCTCAAAAGGGTGGACTATGTGCGAGAATAGTCATCCTCGGAAAAAATGGACTATGTGCTATGTTTAACCGAGATTAGTTAGCCTCAAAAGGGTGGACTATGTGCGAGATTAGTCCTCCTCGGAAAAAATGGACTATGTGCTATGTTTAACCGAGATTAGTTTGCCTCAAAAGGGTGGACTATGTGCTATGTTTAACCACGAGATTAGTCGGCCCTTAGAAAGAGTGGACTATGTGCGAGATTAGTCATCCTCGAAAAAAATGGACTATGTGCTATGTTTAACCGAGATTAGTTAGCCTCAAAAGGGTGGACTATGTGCTATGTTTAACCACGAGATTAGTCGGCCCTCAGAAAGAGTGGACTATGTGCGAGATTAGTCATCCTCGGAAAAAATGGATTATGTGCTATGTTTAACCAAGATTAGTTAGCCTCAAAAGGGTGGACTATGTGCTATGTTTAACCACGAGATTAATCGGCCCTCAAAAAGAGTGGACTATGTGCAAGATTAGTCATCCTCGAAAAAAATGGTCTATGTGCTATGTTTAACCAAGATTAGTTAGCCTTAGAAAGAGTGAACTATGTGCTATGTTTAACCGCGAGATTAATCGCACTTACCGGGAGGAGAGAACTTAGCGtttacaaaaagaaaagaaaaaagaatataataataataaaaataaagaagaaaattggCATATAATTTGTAAGCATAATAAGaatgaaaaattgaattatcaacCAACCAAAAGCAAACACCATAAATATCTTGGAAGGAAGCATAAAACACATACATCGGTTGCTTTGTTTTTATTACATATCTAAATaaccttcttctttcttcttcttattattattattttaagtgacAGAtgttatacataataataaactaaaaggTAGGTAATAGGTAGGTAGGTAGGAATGAAGGCATTTCATAACTCCAAGATCATCATCATTCAACTCCCAACAGTTTCTTGATGTCCTTCTGGGAAATATGAAGAACAATTCTTTCATCAGCaacatgttatattattagaaaCAAATAACAAGAGTTAAGAACTTTACCTCGATGCTGGTTGGGGAAGTGGTGGGTGCATAACGATCTACAACTTTTCCATCTTTGTTAACCAAAAACTTTGAGAAGTTCCACTTAATTCCATCTCCAAGAAACCCACTTTTACTTTTCTTCAAGAACTTATAGATTGGTGCTGTATTCGCACCATTCACATCAACCTacataatcataatcataacTATAAACATCCAGCACCCACAATCACTCTACTACATACAAAAGGGGGAACCAACCTAACCTTGTCAAAAATTGGATATTCAGCCTTAAATCGAGTGCAAACAAACTCGACAATCTCCTCATTATTTCCTGGTTCCTGTCCTCCAAATTGATTGCAAGGGAATGCCAGAATCTCAAGACCTGTTCTCAAAACAAACCCAACAATTTCAACACTCAACATCCAAACCTAAATTAATCATAGGGTAGCCATGTTTATGGTACCTTGATCTTTGTATTTCTGGTACAACTTGGTCATATCAGCATAGTTCGAATTCGTTAAACCACTacacaaaacaaacaaaattcaaGGATTATTGGTCCATCGATGGATCATCAAACTCAAAAGAGTTAAtgttataaacatatataatagtatACCATTGTGATGCAACATTAACAATCAAAAGCACCTTCCCTTTGTAAACACTCAGATCAACATCGTTTCCTCTGGCATCCTGCAGTGCCAGAAATTGTCAATTACACCACTAACCCAAAACCCAAAAGAGAACTGAATCTATAAACAACAACTcatataaaccctaaacctaaattaaTCATAACCAACCTTGACAGTGAAATCGTGGACGGATTGAGCAGTCTCAGATTGGCTCGCCATTGAACAACTGGTTATCGGATTATATTGGTGTGAATCGCTGCAAATCGCTTCAGAAACTAGAGGACAAAGAAATCGGGATTCTTATTAAATGGTCGGAttctatatgtatatataggGATGTGAACGCGAATATAAGCGGGGCGTGATAAAAGAAGTCAAACCTCGAACGTCTTCGCTTGCAGTTGCAAAAGCCAAAATGGAGATGAAGATGATAAGGGTTAATAAATGACAAATGGGGAATATAATAGTGTGAATGCGAATTGAAAAGATACTTCTTTTCACTTCTCTTTTTCCTCCTCCAACCATTTTTATACGATCATTCATCTCATCTGTGGGTATCTCTTGTCCTTGTTTTAAGTCTTTATAACAAGGATAGTTACGTCTTGTACTTGTTCTATGCACATCTGTTAAATCAGTTTGGTTTGTCTGTACTTTTTATCGAAATCGTTCAAATCGTCAACGATTGTTCTCGAATTCGAGATGAGTTAAGTAAATTGATGGGTGGAGGGGGaactgaaataattttttattatgtttgaatttCCGAACTTAAGTAACAAAAACAAGAATACAAATGCAGCTTAATTCATCtcaaaaaacaataatatagtTAAAAACCAAAGTACCAGAGACAAAAGAAGATtcagaaaaacaaaattttctatGCTATTGCAAATGGACGGACCGGAGAGATTAGATtcagaaagaaaagaaaaaaaaactatgaaTGGAAATGAATCAACAATTTTGATATTCTAATTGTCGACATTAAGTGGTGAAAGGCTGGAAAGGTCTAGCCGTTTTCTAGTCATCCTTCTAGATGGCTTCTTGTTTTTCCATAACAAATCCCGAATCTCACCAAATTGTCCTCTCATACAATTATTATTGGACCTTAACAACTTTGAACTTCTCGGCTTTCTCCTCAGTTCCATCGATTGTGGGGTTGGTGTTTGTGGCTCGTTTCTTGATCTGAAAAAAAGGatcaacaattaattatttgttaggCATCCTAGATTTGGAGGACGTTGATGATGTTTTGTTTGAAGCTCTTACCTAATTGCTGTCTTTGTTGGGAACAAAACGAGATCTTGCTCTGTTGAAGAAGGCTTACAGGCTGGGCAGATGTACAGCTTCGGCACGAATATCAGTTTAATGCAATAAAAGTGATACCATTCGTTACATTTGTCACAAGCAATCATCGGTTTTTTATCATAAGGTTTACGACAAATGCAGTAGAGCATACTTCTTTCTCTCAACAACTGCATAgatcaacaaaatatatatttaaattgaaaattggaTTACCTTTACTTTAAGGAGACATGATAAAATTGTCAGACACCTTGTTTGCAAATAATCTggtttattttagttaaattactaaaatatcattttttaatatttaaaatgtttaaaataaagtaaaggtattttagtattttcgttgattatttgaatgatttgattgacGATGTGATAACTTTTGGGGCAAGGGGTTATTTGaaccttcatcaaacaaggtcttaaTTTACCTGAGGACCAGATAGCTCGTTAGGGCGGacattaaaatattgttttcatcTCTTAATTTCGTTAATGTAATGTAATGTTAGCTTTTTCTCGTCATTCTGCCTAAACGACTTTTTTAtgcaattgttttaaaaatgaagACGTGATAAAATTTTGTTACCTTGAGTTCCTTTTCCATGTGAACCGGGATGTTTTCACCTTCCGAGATAAGGTCGAACACTTTATCGAGTTCAAGTTCCCCCGAGTCCATTGAAACCTGATCATTCATGTTTAAAAGAAGGAAATTTGAAGTATGAGTCAAAGGCAATGAGATTAGTTTCAGACATCAATAGTAAATCATCATTTATGTAAACCTTCTTAGCCTTGTCAGCCCACTGAAGAGAAATGTTCTTCGCTTCAGTAAGTCTCCGCCACATGCTATCTTCTGGAAGAATGCTTATTTCCAAACCCTGGgatattgtaattttaaaaaagaaaattagaattTACAGTATATGTTGCCAATTCTTCCATCTGAgaatttcctaattaattttgttcacgACTAAACTTGAAGACCAAACTACATTGTTCAGGATAACATCATCCAATTTACAGTTTAGGGTTTTTTTCCCAAaggaaaaaaaactaaacatcAATGTTGCAATTCAAAAGACAAAAGATTACCTCATTAAAGTGCCTATTAATGTCTTCTATTTGGGGCTTCCTCGAAGCTACCAATAACTTGTTTGCCCTAATTCTCCAGGAGTTTATTGCTAGAGCCTGCTCAAGTTTGGAGTTACTCTGCTCATCATAAACACCAGCAACTTCCAAAGCCTGCATAAATTAGACTCAATCAATGGGAAGAAAAGAACTATACATGTAGAGCTCAATTCAATGGGTCTAAACTTAGACAGCAGAACTCCAGAAAATTTAGGGCTAAAACGACCGCCATGACTATTTCAATCAAGGTGTTTTTAGTGGGAATCGAACTCGAGAACTCAAGCTCTTAAGTTCATGACTGTTACCACTTGAGCTACCCTGGATGGGTCCTATGGACTTGACCTCCtcaagataatatataaaaatcttaCCCTTTCAATTAGCCAAAAGAGGATGTAGTAGTACCTTGATTGCAGTAGCTAACTTTTCGGCGGCAACTTCCGGATCTTTATCAAGGTAAGCTATTGCAAATCCCACTACTTCCGATAAATAAGCTCTGCATGCAAGAGCTTTCTCCACAAGATCCTGAAGTAGGTTTCTCTCTTCAATGCTGCCACCAATAGCTATATCAGATATAAGCTAAAGCCCCAAGTTCACAAAGAAGTAATGAACTAAATAAGAacttcaaacaaataaaatgtgtGATCCTGCTGATCCTGTCATTTTAAGCACACAACAAAGAGTGCACTTCTAATGGAGGTCTAATAAGTGTTCTCTTTCACTTTAGTGCCAACTGCCAACCCCTTAGGAGGTGAGGATTTGCATATATACATCCTCAAAAATATACACATATACATCCTCAAGATTAGTGACTAAGTTGGAAGGTTGCAACCCTAGAAATGATAATGGAGTTCATCTATGGGAAAGTCACTTCTTTATCCCCTGGCATCTATGGGGAATGATGATGCAGATCATCTAGGTTGCAACAGATGAAGTAAGCAAGAGAATCACCCTTACCATAGTAAATCTTTGGCCTctgatagaagaagaaaaagctTATTGAAGTCTGGGCGAGTCCCGGGTAATTTCTGAAAAATGTAAATAGCAATTAACATGACAGCCAGAAAATTTGGAAcagtatgtttttttttgtgaaatgcTCACCAGATGTTTATTTACAACAGCCCAAACTTTTCCACTCATTATCAAGGGGCAATGGGTGCAGATAAAGGATGTTTCActatttttaacatcatcaattCGTCCCAGGCACTCCAAATGGTAGCTGTTCATTATAATTAAGACCATGAGATAACTGAAGGCAACAAAAGTAGCAAGGTGAACACCCCCAAATAAGTAAGCAGATCTTATAGGAAAAATTACTATATTTCATATACAACAATTTAGATTAAAATGCTACAGAATTTTACTATCTTGCTGAATTCTACAAGAAAAGTTGCATAGATGACCAAAGCTACTTAAAACAGAGTTTGACTTTGTGCCTTACCAATGCTTGCATATGGAACATGATAAAAATGCCTTATTCTCAATATTGTTGGAACATGCCGTGCAAGAATTTCTAGCTTTTGGACTGTTGGACATGTCATATATGCACAACGATATATCAAGTGAAACAATAATCTGTATGATCCACAAAGTTTGTTAACATTATTAGCAAACAATATCAATacaaaaaatctaattatagaGAAACACCTTGTGGTGTTACTTAAGCATAACCTTTGCAAGAGCAGCAACCAATAGACTAGAATCTCCAGCTGGATCCCCAGCAATATCCCAGCATTGCTGCTTCCACAGCTCAATTTTGTGTACCTCCAAAAAAATCATGTCCAATTCTGGGCAGTTGAATGCGTAAGAAATTCCAAGTTGCTGAGAAATACAAATACGCAGTCACATCAGAACTCAGGAGTATCCAACCCAATTTCCTAAACTTATAAATGATTTATGGCCAGGTTCATTTGGTATTATCAACCAGACTATGTATTTGATATATCTTTATTGAAAGGGTGATCAGAACAAGGACTCTCTGGAATGGGTAAAAATAATTTAGCTAATATCAGCAAGATCCTTAAGTATTCAATCAGGAATCATCTTTATGCTAGCAGTATGATTTGCCTAAAACTTCCTGTTCCAGTTTAAAATAATAGGTGCAAGCGCAATACAGAAGCCATAGCAAATCTTTCTGAAGAGTTGTGGAGGTTCTCAGCATAAAATCAACTGCAACAAGATACTAGAACAAAATTCTAGTttgtttatcataaaaaatgagTCCTAATAAAACACTACTCCAGGCTGGTTCAAATTAACCTAAGAGCGAGAGAAGGTTGCTCCATTGAAACATACTACTAAAGAAAGATCACAGCCACTGATTTCAGGGTATATATGTAGATATATTTCTTTCAGGTAATCACATGGTAAAGAGAACAAATTACTACCTTCAGTTCAAACAATGCCTTCCAAGTTCGATCAACAGGCTTTAGGCTGAAGAATGATTTCACTTGCTTCTCCCATGAACTACATAAAACATAAAGTTTTCAGGCATTAGCAAAATAGTTGAAGCCTTTCAGTTTTATTATGATCGTTTTCTTAGATGTGTTAGGGTTACATGGGAACATGTGCCACGGAAGTAGCCCCtgtagtttattattttatttactttttttaagtAGGTATTCCAGCTAGTCAAAACTAAAATTGCAGATTGATGAAAGAATCAAATTTTAGGAGAATACAAACAAGACTAACATGTGTTTGCTGATGGCATTAACTAGCTGGGCAACCATCAAAGGGAAGGATACATTAAGTTTCTGCAATAAAAACAAGATAGAAATCAGTGATTCAAAATGAAAAACGAGAGCACACAGTGAATGATGTTGATCATGATAAACTTATATGTAATGAACACCTGAGATTCCTCGATAGCTTCTTCGGCATCAGAAATCATGAACTTTCTAGAATTGCATACAAAAGAAATCTCAATGGATTTCTTTATCCATTTTAACCCTTCAAACAATGAGTTAAACAAAGAACTTGAAACATGTGTTATTGGAAGAGTCTCTGCAGCTGCCAACAACATTTCAACTTCCTACAAGAAACATAAACTTATGCTTTAACTATatggaaaaaataattaaataaattatatggaaAAATGAAATGTGCAAAATGAATAACATAAGTAGCACATAGATAAATATGGCCAAGCCTCTGGACATACAAACTTGATTAACCCTTAAGTCTAATATTTTATCTAAGAGAAGATACTTATCATGGAATGTTAAGTCATATTTGAGATGGAAACCATTGAATCACATACCTCAAGTTTGGGGGAAATAGAACAGAAAGAGAGGGTTTTGGAGCACCAGCAAAGAACAGAACAAGCTTCTTGGAGCCTTGTAACCCCACTTAAGTCAAAGCCAAGGGATGTACCAACATTTATGGAGGATTCCACTGCACAAACATGCTTTTCAATTACTGAACCCAGACTAACGGCAGTTCCATCAGAAATGCACTTGATATCTAAAAGGCTTATCGCATCATGCAGCAATAAGGAAGCATTTTGTTCCCACTGCACgcaattattcaaaatttcttgAAGCTTTGATGGTTCTTTCAAAGATATCTTCAGATACTGTGATTCTGAAATTAGATCCTGCAAAAGAGTAGCATTTCAATTTCTGAAGGACTCTCCCTCAACCACTCTAAGACACCATGCTACTAGAAGAAAGAAATTAACCTTGAGACATTCAATTTTCAACAGAGAAGCTGAGCTAGGGACTGCAGGTATATCAGAACTCAAAAATGTTTTACTCTTGAGTAACCAGGAATTAGCCATTGACAAGGCATCCTTGATATTATCAAGAGATGGAAGAGTAGCACTTATATCTTCAGAAATCCTAGAACATTCAGGCAAGGAAAAGGTCAAAACGGCCACAATAGTTGCAGTAACCAGAATACTTTCAAAAAACTAGTGTAAACCTTAGAGCATCCTCAAATTCGGAAATCTGAGCTTTGCTTCCAAGGATATGTTTTGCTCTTTCTTCCCAACATTTAGCAGTTGCAAGTACTTCAGAAATTTTACCAAACAATTGCTCCTTCTCAATCTCTAGTCTGAAAATTGATGCAtgtgaatattaaaaaaaaagtgcaGCTCCTCAAATAGAACCTTGTAATGCAAAACTAAATAATATCGCATACGTGGTGGCCTCCATCATAAGTTGTTGAATGATCTCTAAGGGCATCTTACTGCGAATCACCTGTGACAATTCCATACAAAGTTAATTATAAGTATGCAGGCAGTCCATAGATGATTATCAACAAGTACAAATCAAAATAACATTGCAATACGATGGAACTAATAATTGTTCAAGAGGCATAAGTACTTCATAACTGATCCATGCTTGCTTTACATACAGAGGATATAGAAACTTCTAAATCGTACCGATGTTACATAaggaaaattgaatttttacaTGGAATCTTCAATCTATATGCAAGCCATAATAAGTTGTTAATACTCCTTGCTTAAGCTAAATACATTTAGGAAAGTTTATTTGATAGTCCAACAGTTAATGTTATGAAAAAGTAAATCACAGGAAAAAAGAGTTCCTGTATGACGTTTAGCATGCCAAACATCTCACCTTCACTTTGTCATGTAATGTGTCCGTCTTACACAAACAATAGGACATTTCTAAATGAAATAGAAACaggaaaatgaaatttaaacatACATTTTACCTTCATTAACAATGCAATGTCCATTTAGTGAGTTCTTTTTGTCACACTACCCCAATTTGTTGTGTtcatattcatataattaaacCAGGAATATATAGCatttcacaaataaaataacGATTTATTTAAtggaatgataaaaaaaaataagtgtcaAATTGGATgcttaaatattgtttaaatttaataaactacTATTCTTCCTCAGTATTATCTTCTGCAACCATCATTAACATGCACACCTAGACTCATTACTTTGCTAATTTACTACCACCAGAAGAACTGTTGGCATGATTTGATTGGTCATCACTTGAGATTTGGGAACTCCTACCCTTAGAGAAGTCATCCTTTTCCAGATTTTAGTATGCAATGTAAGATTAACTAAACTTCAAACGACCCACTTTGCAGATAATGTTAATCAACCGTGAATTTTATTCAGTTACCTTAAGAGCTTTTACCCTCCAGCAGGCCTTCTTTAACTCAATCTCAACACAGGACAGTTCATCAACTGCATGAACAGATAACTGTACATCAGCTCCTTGAAAGATAAAAACAATGCTGCATATAGGATTAATATTATCAGTATATAAACCTTCAACATCCAGTAATGCTCTCTCTCTCTGAATATTGTCCAACTCATCAACAATATGTTCTTGATCTTCCCTTTCCTGAATGTTATCTAGAACAACCTTAAAGCGGGAAATCAATGATACAGCACTATTGTGTTTTTTCCTTAAGAGTTCCAACTCTGGAATATTAACACTGAAACCATCCAA
This genomic window contains:
- the LOC124944805 gene encoding probable phospholipid hydroperoxide glutathione peroxidase → MNDRIKMVGGGKREVKRSIFSIRIHTIIFPICHLLTLIIFISILAFATASEDVRVSEAICSDSHQYNPITSCSMASQSETAQSVHDFTVKDARGNDVDLSVYKGKVLLIVNVASQCGLTNSNYADMTKLYQKYKDQGLEILAFPCNQFGGQEPGNNEEIVEFVCTRFKAEYPIFDKVDVNGANTAPIYKFLKKSKSGFLGDGIKWNFSKFLVNKDGKVVDRYAPTTSPTSIEKDIKKLLGVE